A single Lolium perenne isolate Kyuss_39 chromosome 6, Kyuss_2.0, whole genome shotgun sequence DNA region contains:
- the LOC127310517 gene encoding uncharacterized protein: MEAVFKVTVTLRTRMVDKWIRRVKRDILDAATTKCVGLDCEFTDPRKKAGEEQRATFLQLSVASEMLVFQMIHADIKVPRVLKDFLEDGNIRFCGAAIGNDVKKLRLEGIHITYAYDLQKVVPNPTTKTTPSLYDLANHTTGTNLEQKKKYNHKKMDVAAQEKEEELIFGWVNYPLSYEQVHYTALDAHLGFEIARKHLMLVGY, translated from the coding sequence ATGGAGGCGGTGTTCAAGGTCACGGTCACGCTCCGCACAAGAATGGTGGACAAGTGGATCCGGCGCGTGAAGAGGGACATTCTCGACGCCGCAACGACCAAGTGCGTCGGGTTGGACTGCGAGTTCACTGACCCTCGCAAGAAGGCCGGTGAGGAGCAGCGCGCCACCTTCCTTCAACTCTCGGTGGCGTCCGAGATGTTGGTGTTCCAGATGATTCATGCCGATATAAAAGTGCCACGAGTGCTCAAGGATTTCTTGGAGGACGGGAACATCAGATTCTGCGGCGCCGCTATCGGCAACGATGTGAAAAAGCTAAGACTCGAGGGCATTCACATCACTTATGCGTACGACCTCCAGAAGGTAGTCCCGAACCCCACCACCAAGACCACTCCAAGTCTATATGATTTGGCAAACCATACCACTGGGACAAACCTTGAGCAGAAGAAGAAGTACAACCACAAGAAGATGGACGTAGCCgcgcaagaaaaagaagaggagctGATTTTTGGATGGGTCAATTATCCATTGAGCTATGAGCAAGTGCACTATACAGCACTAGACGCTCACCTGGGCTTCGAGATTGCTAGGAAGCATTTGATGCTAGTTGGCTACTAG